The following proteins come from a genomic window of Anguilla rostrata isolate EN2019 chromosome 17, ASM1855537v3, whole genome shotgun sequence:
- the LOC135242947 gene encoding glutathione synthetase-like isoform X3, whose protein sequence is MLSQMASKTVPEDGFTNGALITELEAVAKDAALLHGILMRTKESPNSPEVASYFPFTLFPSPVPKVCFDQALAVQTHFNRLVDKVSQDSRFLQEALASTIKVDDFIARLFDIYTHVLQEGCSQPVAVGLNRSDYMLDQGPDGNPALKQIEINTIAVGCGGVSSRLPALHRHILRVAGRAEEQKMIQDNNPVAGIAKALAMAWKLYDRERAVVMFLVADSELNIYDHRCVENELWNRGIPVIRRRFVDVCKTGSLDQDKRLFVDGQEVAIVYFRSGFMPQNYTEQGWGARLMVERSLALKCPDIATHLAGTKKVQQELARPGVLEKFFPDDPEAVALIQATFTGLHTLDMGEEGDKSVAMALANPDQYVLKPQREGGGNNVYGDDIRRALSGAAGGAERTAYILMDRVRPRPFCNYLLRGGCPLGPSACVSELGVFGAYVSRLPCVCALPHRQGKDMLLNECVGHLLRTKSAECSEGSVFVGAALDTPLLV, encoded by the exons GTGGCGAGCTACTTCCCCTTCACCCTCTTCCCTTCCCCCGTGCCGAAAGTGTGCTTCGACCAGGCGCTCGCCGTGCAGACGCATTTCAACCGGCTGGTGGACAAGGTCAGCCAGGACTCCAGATTCCTGCAGGAGGCCCTGGCCAG CACTATCAAAGTGGATGATTTCATCGCAAGATTGTTCGACATATACACGCACGTTCTTCAGGAGGGCTGCTCTCAG CCAGTCGCCGTGGGCCTGAATCGCTCAGACTACATGCTGGACCAGGGGCCCGACGGGAACCCGGCCCTGAAGCAGATCGAGATCAACACCATCGCAGTCGGCTGCGGCGGGGTGTCCTCGCGGCTTCCGGCCCTCCACAG GCACATTCTGAGGGTCGCTGGCCGAGCGGAAGAGCAGAAAATGATCCAGGACAATAACCCGGTGGCAGGGATCGCCAAGGCCCTGGCCATGGCCTGGAAGCTGTATGACCGTGAGAG GGCCGTGGTCATGTTTCTGGTGGCGGATTCTGAGTTAAATATCTACGACCATCGATGTGTTGAGAATGAGCTGTGGAACAG GGGTATTCCAGTCATACGAAGGAGGTTCGTGGATGTGTGTAAGACAGGGTCTCTGGACCAGGACAAGAGGCTGTTTGT AGATGGCCAAGAGGTTGCAATAGTGTACTTCCGTAGTGGGTTCATGCCACAGAACTACACGGAACAG ggctgGGGGGCCCGGCTCATGGTGGAGCGCTCTCTGGCGCTCAAGTGCCCCGACATCGCCACCCACTTGGCCGGAACCAAAAAGGTCCAGCAGGAGCTGGCCCGCCCCGGGGTCCTGGAGAAGTTCTTTCCGGATGACCCGGAGGCTGTGGCTCTGATCCAAGCAACGTTTACTGGACTTCACACTCTGgacatg ggagaggagggagacaaGTCTGTGGCCATGGCCTTGGCAAACCCGGACCAGTACGTCCTGAAACcccagagggaaggagggg GTAACAACGTCTACGGCGACGACATCCGCCGGGCGCTGTCGGGAGCCGCGGGCGGCGCGGAAAGGACGGCCTACATTCTGATGGACAGGgtccggccccgccccttctgcaACTACCTGCTGAGGGGCGGCTGCCCCCTCGGACCCAGCGCGTGCGTGAGCGAGCTGGGCGTCTTCGGGGCTTACGTGAG CCGTTTGCCGTGCGTTTGTGCTcttccacacagacaggggaAAGATATGCTGCTCAATGAGTGCGTGGGACATCTTCTCAGAACCAAGAGTGCAGAATGTTCCGAAGGAAGTGTGTTCGTAGGGGCGGCCCTGGACACCCCGCTTCTAGTCTGA
- the LOC135242947 gene encoding glutathione synthetase-like isoform X4, which translates to MASKTVPEDGFTNGALITELEAVAKDAALLHGILMRTKESPNSPEVASYFPFTLFPSPVPKVCFDQALAVQTHFNRLVDKVSQDSRFLQEALASTIKVDDFIARLFDIYTHVLQEGCSQPVAVGLNRSDYMLDQGPDGNPALKQIEINTIAVGCGGVSSRLPALHRHILRVAGRAEEQKMIQDNNPVAGIAKALAMAWKLYDRERAVVMFLVADSELNIYDHRCVENELWNRGIPVIRRRFVDVCKTGSLDQDKRLFVDGQEVAIVYFRSGFMPQNYTEQGWGARLMVERSLALKCPDIATHLAGTKKVQQELARPGVLEKFFPDDPEAVALIQATFTGLHTLDMGEEGDKSVAMALANPDQYVLKPQREGGGNNVYGDDIRRALSGAAGGAERTAYILMDRVRPRPFCNYLLRGGCPLGPSACVSELGVFGAYVSRLPCVCALPHRQGKDMLLNECVGHLLRTKSAECSEGSVFVGAALDTPLLV; encoded by the exons GTGGCGAGCTACTTCCCCTTCACCCTCTTCCCTTCCCCCGTGCCGAAAGTGTGCTTCGACCAGGCGCTCGCCGTGCAGACGCATTTCAACCGGCTGGTGGACAAGGTCAGCCAGGACTCCAGATTCCTGCAGGAGGCCCTGGCCAG CACTATCAAAGTGGATGATTTCATCGCAAGATTGTTCGACATATACACGCACGTTCTTCAGGAGGGCTGCTCTCAG CCAGTCGCCGTGGGCCTGAATCGCTCAGACTACATGCTGGACCAGGGGCCCGACGGGAACCCGGCCCTGAAGCAGATCGAGATCAACACCATCGCAGTCGGCTGCGGCGGGGTGTCCTCGCGGCTTCCGGCCCTCCACAG GCACATTCTGAGGGTCGCTGGCCGAGCGGAAGAGCAGAAAATGATCCAGGACAATAACCCGGTGGCAGGGATCGCCAAGGCCCTGGCCATGGCCTGGAAGCTGTATGACCGTGAGAG GGCCGTGGTCATGTTTCTGGTGGCGGATTCTGAGTTAAATATCTACGACCATCGATGTGTTGAGAATGAGCTGTGGAACAG GGGTATTCCAGTCATACGAAGGAGGTTCGTGGATGTGTGTAAGACAGGGTCTCTGGACCAGGACAAGAGGCTGTTTGT AGATGGCCAAGAGGTTGCAATAGTGTACTTCCGTAGTGGGTTCATGCCACAGAACTACACGGAACAG ggctgGGGGGCCCGGCTCATGGTGGAGCGCTCTCTGGCGCTCAAGTGCCCCGACATCGCCACCCACTTGGCCGGAACCAAAAAGGTCCAGCAGGAGCTGGCCCGCCCCGGGGTCCTGGAGAAGTTCTTTCCGGATGACCCGGAGGCTGTGGCTCTGATCCAAGCAACGTTTACTGGACTTCACACTCTGgacatg ggagaggagggagacaaGTCTGTGGCCATGGCCTTGGCAAACCCGGACCAGTACGTCCTGAAACcccagagggaaggagggg GTAACAACGTCTACGGCGACGACATCCGCCGGGCGCTGTCGGGAGCCGCGGGCGGCGCGGAAAGGACGGCCTACATTCTGATGGACAGGgtccggccccgccccttctgcaACTACCTGCTGAGGGGCGGCTGCCCCCTCGGACCCAGCGCGTGCGTGAGCGAGCTGGGCGTCTTCGGGGCTTACGTGAG CCGTTTGCCGTGCGTTTGTGCTcttccacacagacaggggaAAGATATGCTGCTCAATGAGTGCGTGGGACATCTTCTCAGAACCAAGAGTGCAGAATGTTCCGAAGGAAGTGTGTTCGTAGGGGCGGCCCTGGACACCCCGCTTCTAGTCTGA